In a genomic window of bacterium:
- a CDS encoding alcohol dehydrogenase catalytic domain-containing protein — translation MRAGVYYSNSDLRIEERPRPAAGPGEIVVRIVASGVCGSDVLEWYRIKKAPLVLGHEVAGTVAEIGEGVTAWKVGDRVAVTHHVPCNTCPACRGGHHTACQTLHTTNFDPGGFTEFVRVPPLQTDRGVFRLPEGVTFEEGTFAEPLGCVVRAQRLARVGPGDAVLVMGSGISGLLHIALARALGAGTILATDVHPWRLEAARRFGAAAAFCAGPEVPAQVASATGGRMADRVIVCTGATAAVNQSMRLVASGGTVLFFGAPDQEGAAVIPFPEIWRREITLQTSYGAAGADLATALELIRARRVPVAEMITHRFPLERIGEAFATVAAGGESIKVIVEP, via the coding sequence ATGCGCGCGGGCGTCTACTACTCCAACAGCGACCTGCGGATCGAGGAGCGCCCGCGGCCGGCCGCCGGCCCCGGCGAGATCGTCGTGCGCATCGTCGCCTCCGGCGTCTGCGGCTCCGACGTCCTCGAGTGGTACCGCATCAAGAAGGCGCCGCTCGTGCTCGGCCACGAGGTCGCGGGGACGGTGGCGGAGATCGGCGAGGGCGTCACGGCGTGGAAGGTCGGCGACCGCGTCGCGGTGACGCACCACGTCCCCTGCAACACCTGCCCGGCGTGCCGCGGCGGCCACCACACCGCCTGCCAGACGCTGCACACGACGAACTTCGACCCGGGCGGGTTCACCGAGTTCGTGCGCGTGCCGCCGCTGCAGACGGATCGCGGGGTGTTCCGGCTGCCGGAGGGGGTCACGTTCGAGGAGGGGACGTTCGCCGAGCCGCTGGGGTGCGTCGTGCGCGCGCAGCGGCTGGCGCGCGTCGGACCCGGCGACGCGGTGCTGGTGATGGGCAGCGGCATCTCGGGCCTGCTGCACATCGCGCTGGCGCGCGCGCTGGGCGCCGGGACGATCCTGGCGACGGACGTCCACCCCTGGCGGCTCGAGGCGGCGCGGCGCTTCGGCGCGGCGGCGGCGTTCTGCGCGGGTCCCGAGGTCCCCGCGCAGGTGGCGTCGGCGACGGGGGGGCGCATGGCGGACCGCGTCATCGTCTGCACGGGCGCGACGGCGGCGGTGAACCAGTCGATGCGCCTGGTCGCGAGCGGCGGCACGGTGCTCTTCTTCGGCGCGCCGGACCAGGAGGGCGCGGCCGTGATTCCGTTCCCCGAGATCTGGCGGCGCGAGATCACGCTGCAGACGTCCTACGGCGCGGCCGGCGCGGACCTGGCGACCGCCCTGGAGCTGATCCGGGCGCGGCGCGTTCCGGTCGCGGAGATGATCACGCACCGCTTCCCGCTCGAGCGCATCGGGGAGGCCTTCGCGACCGTGGCGGCCGGCGGCGAGTCCATCAAGGTGATCGTCGAGCCCTGA
- the lsrF gene encoding 3-hydroxy-5-phosphonooxypentane-2,4-dione thiolase has translation MSSWGLKNRLARIIRPATGRTVMLAVDHGYFLGPTTGLEDPGATIAPLAAYADTLMLTRGVLRSSVDPRVDTPIVLRVSGGTSILSELSNEGIVTTMEDAVRLNAAGVALSIYVGAPHERQTLMSLAQLVDEGERHGIPVLAVTAVGKDMVRDVRYLSLACRIAAELGAHFVKTYYCDNFERLVRTCPVPVVIAGGKKLPEKEALELAANAVRDGASGVDMGRNIFQSESPVAMIQAVRAVVHGGATAAQAYELFKSLKRSASRKARPKARAKR, from the coding sequence ATGTCATCGTGGGGACTGAAGAACCGTCTGGCGCGGATCATCCGCCCGGCGACCGGCCGGACCGTCATGCTCGCCGTCGACCACGGCTACTTCCTCGGGCCGACGACCGGACTTGAGGATCCCGGCGCGACGATCGCGCCGCTGGCCGCGTACGCCGACACCCTGATGCTCACGCGGGGCGTGCTGCGCTCCTCCGTCGACCCGCGGGTCGACACGCCGATCGTGCTGCGCGTCTCGGGCGGGACGAGTATCCTCTCCGAGCTCTCGAACGAGGGGATCGTGACGACGATGGAGGACGCCGTGCGCCTCAACGCCGCCGGCGTCGCGCTCTCGATCTACGTCGGCGCGCCGCACGAGCGCCAGACGCTGATGTCGCTGGCGCAGCTCGTCGACGAGGGCGAGCGGCACGGCATCCCCGTGCTCGCGGTGACCGCGGTCGGCAAGGACATGGTCCGCGACGTGCGCTACCTCTCGCTCGCCTGCCGGATCGCGGCCGAGCTGGGCGCGCACTTCGTCAAGACCTACTACTGCGACAACTTCGAGCGCCTCGTGCGCACCTGCCCGGTGCCGGTCGTCATCGCCGGCGGCAAGAAGCTCCCGGAGAAGGAGGCGCTCGAACTGGCGGCGAATGCGGTGCGCGACGGCGCGAGCGGCGTCGACATGGGGCGCAACATCTTCCAGTCGGAGTCGCCCGTGGCGATGATCCAGGCGGTGCGCGCGGTCGTGCACGGCGGGGCGACGGCGGCGCAGGCCTACGAGCTGTTCAAGTCGCTCAAGCGCTCGGCGTCGCGCAAGGCCCGCCCCAAGGCGCGCGCGAAGCGCTAG